In Bacteroidales bacterium, the sequence AGTTTTAATGCTTTTCCACAATTATGCGGCTATGAAATCATTTTCCATTCCATCCCTCACTCCCGGTTAAGAAGCGGGAGAATACGGATATCTACTGTTTGATCACCTTCCCTGTCCTTACCTCATTTCCTGCCTGCAGGCGAAGGAGGTAGAGGCCGGGGGGGAGCGTTTTCATATCCAGGGTTATTTCAGTATCCGTTTGGTTAACCCGGCGTGCCGCCATTTTTGCTCCGAAGGTGTTGTAGATCTCGATCAGCTCAATATGATCCGCAATACCGCTGCAATCGAGGGTCAGCCTGTCGCAGGCAGGGTTAGGGAAAATGATCAGCCCTGTAGGATACAAACCAACTGCTAAACCTGTTCCTAAATTGACAGTGATATAGTTTGAAATCGATAAGGTATCCGCCCCGTAGCTGTTTGACACGACCAAAGTGACATCATAGCTACCGAAAGTATTGTAAACCACAACAGGATCCTGTTCCTTTGATGTTTCAGGCGTTCCCCCCTCAAATTGCCATTCCCAAGTATTGGGATTATTCTGAGATAAATCAGTAAAGTGGACACTGTCTCCTTCCACAATGTTCGTTGAATCTGCCATAAAATTGGCAATGGGGTCGTGCAGGTCAAAAAACTCAACAATCCTGTTTAGCAGGGTATCCCTTGATCCCAGGGGATTATCTACCAGATGTCCCAAAGCATAGGAAAATAAAAATGTTTTCTGGCCATATTCCCCCTCTCCCTGAACGGCCACTGTTCCGTATCCGTCTTCTTCAAATGCTGCAATGCCATTTTCGTTCGGTGTAAGCGTATTAATAAACCAACTAAGATTTTGGGTTGAGCCGGTAAACAAAAGGTCAAGGCACAGTGAACCATCCAAACCAGTCAGTAAGTTGATTACGTTATTGTAGGCAAGGTACTCTGCTTCAGCAATTCCGAACAGGCCCATCATCTCCTCCTTATTCGGGAATCCAAAATACGTGAAGCCGGTAAAAAATGAACCGCATTCGATATAGATTTTCCCTCCCAGATAGAGATATTCAGCCATGGTTTCTGTCATCTCTATTGTGAAAGGTGTTCCATGACGTATCTCCGGACCATAATTGCCGTACGACAGGAAAACTGCATCAAAACCAAGCAGGGATGATGGGAAATGAGAAGTGAAAAACACCTGAAATCCCTGACCAACGAGAAATTCGTTGATATAATCGCCACTATAAGTATTACCCGGACCTTCTCCCTGGAAAACCAGAATACCGGCCGGGGCAACCAATAATTCAACATTAATGGTATCACCCCAGGTTATTTCTTTGTCAGCGGTGGTAGCAAGTTTAAATCCAGCCAAATGGGTTGTGGCCAAATCCGATATTTTAATCTCAAAAGCATTGTCAAGGGTAAAATAATCATCGGCCGGAATATCCCCACTATAAGTTCCGGATAAAATTGAAATGTCAGGGTCGTCAGATGAGAGGGTGAAGGTTGCATTTTCAGCCCCAACGCCATAGTTGTAATTTCTGAGTTTTAAACTCAGGCTAACAGTATCGCCCGGTTCCGGAATTTGATTACCGTCCAAATCCTGGAAGGCTGAATAAAAAAGATCAAGTGCAATTTCCTGCTGGAGCGAAACATTTGTTTCGGTTAAAGCTCTGTATGCATTGATTCTGCCTGCTCCCAACAGGTTTCTATACGCGATGCTGATGTCATCAATATTGTCGGCTGTACCCAGTACGTGTGTGATCACCTGGTCGGATGTCCAGTCGGGATGATATGACTTAACCAAACCCAACAGGCCTGCCACAATGGGTGTTGCACAGGATGTCCCTGCTGTACTTTCATATGAATTATTTACTGCAGTGGTTAATAAAAGATGGCCGGCATCCCCTCCCGGAGCGCTTATATCAATATGCGGCCCAAAATTGCTATAGCTGGCCTTCGCGTCCAGATGATTGAGAGCCGCAACTCCCAAAACTCCCGGATAGGCAGCCGGATACATGATTTTAAACTGATTGTCGTTGGCCGCACCACCTAGAATAATGCTGCCCAATTCACGTGCATAGGTAAGTGCTTCGTAATTGGCCTGAGAAAACCAATTGTAATGCCCCCAGCTGTTGGTAATCACATCTGCTCCGTTTTCGGCAGCATAAATCATGGCATTGTATGCCTGCAGAACATTGCTTTCCCAACCTGCCTGTATTGGCATTATTTTAAGGTTCCAGCTAATACTTGAAATACCGGTGTTGTTATTGGTAGTCGCGCTCGCATATCCACCCATGAGTGTGCCATGATCCCAATCCATGGTTCCTGGTAAGGGATTGGGGTTGTTGCCGGATAAAAAGAAATTCCAGCCGATAAAATCATCAACAAAACCATTCCCATCATCATCCACACCATTTTCGTCATCCGGGTCAAATACCCATTGCCCACCGATAAATTCGAGGGTAAC encodes:
- a CDS encoding S8 family serine peptidase, whose translation is MKKFYLIIAALLVMGMTSMMPTEKNDGQQITFPVMEKSQPMFYKGMITIKVKEGIGDFDKQKGNVSFNIPSLDAKAGKYKVNLLEKRFRYNPAKLKKGMPDLSRIYRIEFPESYSVTKVAREFSKDPNIEYAEPIPVIELLEVPNDPMYGDLHHLTQIHAEEAWDIHKGENGPEDIIIAIVDSGVDWDHEDLIDNIWQNIGEDLDEDGVTLEFIGGQWVFDPDDENGVDDDGNGFVDDFIGWNFFLSGNNPNPLPGTMDWDHGTLMGGYASATTNNNTGISSISWNLKIMPIQAGWESNVLQAYNAMIYAAENGADVITNSWGHYNWFSQANYEALTYARELGSIILGGAANDNQFKIMYPAAYPGVLGVAALNHLDAKASYSNFGPHIDISAPGGDAGHLLLTTAVNNSYESTAGTSCATPIVAGLLGLVKSYHPDWTSDQVITHVLGTADNIDDISIAYRNLLGAGRINAYRALTETNVSLQQEIALDLFYSAFQDLDGNQIPEPGDTVSLSLKLRNYNYGVGAENATFTLSSDDPDISILSGTYSGDIPADDYFTLDNAFEIKISDLATTHLAGFKLATTADKEITWGDTINVELLVAPAGILVFQGEGPGNTYSGDYINEFLVGQGFQVFFTSHFPSSLLGFDAVFLSYGNYGPEIRHGTPFTIEMTETMAEYLYLGGKIYIECGSFFTGFTYFGFPNKEEMMGLFGIAEAEYLAYNNVINLLTGLDGSLCLDLLFTGSTQNLSWFINTLTPNENGIAAFEEDGYGTVAVQGEGEYGQKTFLFSYALGHLVDNPLGSRDTLLNRIVEFFDLHDPIANFMADSTNIVEGDSVHFTDLSQNNPNTWEWQFEGGTPETSKEQDPVVVYNTFGSYDVTLVVSNSYGADTLSISNYITVNLGTGLAVGLYPTGLIIFPNPACDRLTLDCSGIADHIELIEIYNTFGAKMAARRVNQTDTEITLDMKTLPPGLYLLRLQAGNEVRTGKVIKQ